In Methylacidiphilum infernorum V4, a single window of DNA contains:
- a CDS encoding bifunctional acetate--CoA ligase family protein/GNAT family N-acetyltransferase: protein MRFSSKLILGTYGLRNFLPPQRVALVGASEKPATVGRAIMENLIRWGGIFYPVNPYHDEIFGRKSYPNIESLPEPIDLAIIATPAPTVPEIMEGCVRASVKGAIIISAGFKEIGKSGKLLEEKVIAIAKRGGVRVIGPNCVGVILPHARFNGTFLAGLPKSGHIAFLSQSGALGAAVLDWSFSQNIGFSAFVSLGSMADVDWGDILFFLAEDPLTRVILIYMESIGDPSSFLSAARQVNFQKPILVLKAGRSKEGSRAALSHTGSLTGSDEVLDAAFLRTGVLRVASFSEFFSLASFFSQRPLPTGPRLVILTNAGGAGVLATDRLVISGGELATLTDAALQRLNAFLPLAWSHGNPVDILGDADAQRYRKALDILSEEEHVDGILVILTKQAMTDPEEVAKQVVLFARGYHKPILSCWMGGESVHKARLFLEQEGIPTFEFPEEAAQAFSYGWMHRKSLSAIYETPMPVGATEELIKAKENTAFVISQAKEKNLTLLTEYQSKKILNCYGIEVNETYLAQSAEEALLIAEEIGYPVVAKLNSSRVTHKSDIGGVILGISDRESLKRAFEKIRENTLKQSTENAFEGITVQKMISEKGLELILGGSVDPQFGPVLLFGSGGVFVEIYQDRALALPPLTTVLSSILVERTKIAKAFDGFRGIPPVEKKRLNETLVRFSELLVNEPRIKEIDVNPLFVYGNRVMALDARVILHPFSIDESSIPAASIRPYPLEYIWKDVLLDGTRVLIRPIKPEDEPLMREFHKGLSQESVYYRYFQNLSLEERIDHLRLSRICFSDYNIEIVLVAQVLSEDQPAEIIGVARLGKYHGFDGAEFALIIQDRWQNKGLGTLFVRKLKEIGKKEKLSWIIERMLPLNESMKKIASKEGFNLYFEESAHEYIAELDLREAS from the coding sequence CGTAGGAAGGGCAATAATGGAGAATTTGATTCGGTGGGGCGGGATTTTTTATCCGGTAAACCCCTATCATGACGAAATTTTCGGCAGAAAATCTTATCCCAACATCGAGAGTTTGCCTGAACCCATTGATCTAGCCATTATTGCCACTCCTGCTCCAACGGTTCCAGAGATCATGGAAGGATGCGTCCGCGCCTCGGTTAAGGGGGCAATCATTATATCCGCAGGGTTCAAGGAAATTGGGAAATCCGGAAAGCTATTGGAAGAAAAAGTGATTGCCATAGCCAAGCGAGGTGGGGTAAGGGTAATTGGGCCAAATTGCGTAGGGGTTATTTTGCCCCATGCCCGTTTCAACGGGACATTTTTAGCCGGCCTACCCAAATCGGGGCACATTGCCTTTTTAAGCCAAAGTGGTGCCTTGGGAGCCGCCGTTTTAGACTGGAGTTTTAGCCAAAACATCGGCTTTAGCGCCTTCGTTTCTCTTGGATCCATGGCCGACGTGGATTGGGGAGATATCCTTTTTTTTCTGGCCGAGGATCCTCTAACCCGAGTCATCCTTATTTACATGGAATCCATTGGCGATCCTTCTTCTTTTCTTTCTGCAGCAAGACAAGTCAATTTTCAAAAGCCCATTTTGGTTTTAAAAGCCGGTAGGTCAAAAGAAGGTTCCCGGGCGGCCTTATCGCATACAGGTTCATTGACAGGAAGCGACGAAGTCTTGGATGCGGCATTTTTGAGGACGGGGGTGCTGCGAGTGGCTTCCTTTTCCGAGTTTTTTTCCCTGGCTTCTTTCTTTAGTCAAAGACCGCTTCCCACAGGGCCTCGGCTTGTCATCTTAACCAATGCCGGAGGTGCGGGTGTGCTGGCAACGGATAGGCTTGTCATTTCTGGTGGTGAACTAGCCACTCTGACCGATGCCGCCCTTCAAAGGTTAAATGCATTCCTTCCCCTGGCCTGGAGCCATGGAAATCCGGTGGACATTCTCGGGGATGCTGATGCTCAGCGGTACCGTAAAGCGTTGGATATTTTATCGGAAGAAGAGCATGTAGATGGAATTCTTGTTATCCTTACGAAGCAGGCGATGACCGATCCTGAAGAGGTAGCTAAGCAAGTTGTCCTTTTTGCCAGGGGTTATCATAAGCCGATTTTGAGTTGTTGGATGGGGGGAGAATCCGTTCATAAGGCAAGATTGTTCCTTGAACAAGAAGGAATACCCACCTTTGAGTTTCCAGAGGAAGCAGCCCAGGCTTTCTCTTATGGTTGGATGCACAGGAAAAGCCTTTCGGCCATATATGAAACTCCAATGCCGGTTGGGGCAACCGAGGAACTCATCAAGGCCAAGGAAAACACAGCATTTGTCATTTCCCAGGCAAAAGAAAAAAATCTAACCCTTTTGACGGAGTATCAATCCAAGAAGATTCTTAATTGTTATGGTATTGAGGTTAATGAAACTTATCTTGCTCAAAGCGCAGAAGAAGCTCTCTTGATAGCCGAAGAAATAGGCTATCCGGTGGTTGCCAAGTTAAATTCTTCCCGGGTCACCCACAAAAGCGACATTGGGGGAGTGATCCTTGGGATTTCAGACAGGGAATCCCTAAAAAGGGCATTTGAAAAGATTAGGGAGAATACCCTTAAACAGTCTACCGAAAACGCTTTTGAGGGGATAACGGTACAAAAAATGATATCTGAAAAAGGCCTTGAATTGATTTTAGGCGGGAGTGTAGATCCTCAATTTGGTCCGGTTCTTCTATTTGGATCTGGAGGGGTATTTGTAGAAATTTATCAAGATAGAGCCCTTGCTCTTCCTCCTCTTACGACAGTTCTTTCTTCGATTCTCGTCGAAAGAACTAAAATAGCCAAGGCCTTTGATGGTTTTCGAGGAATACCTCCGGTAGAGAAAAAAAGGCTCAACGAAACCTTGGTTCGTTTTAGTGAACTTTTAGTTAACGAACCGAGGATAAAAGAAATCGATGTCAATCCTCTTTTTGTTTATGGGAATAGGGTTATGGCCTTGGATGCCAGGGTCATTCTCCATCCCTTTTCCATTGATGAAAGTTCTATACCTGCTGCTTCGATCAGGCCTTATCCCCTGGAATATATCTGGAAAGATGTTCTTTTAGATGGAACAAGGGTCTTGATTCGACCCATAAAACCCGAAGATGAGCCGCTGATGAGAGAATTCCATAAGGGGCTTTCCCAGGAATCCGTTTATTACCGCTATTTTCAAAATCTCTCCCTGGAAGAGCGGATCGATCACTTGAGGCTTTCCCGGATCTGTTTTTCGGATTATAACATTGAAATCGTTCTTGTAGCCCAGGTTCTTTCCGAGGATCAGCCGGCTGAAATTATTGGGGTAGCTAGACTTGGAAAATATCATGGTTTTGATGGAGCTGAATTTGCTCTCATTATCCAAGACCGCTGGCAAAACAAGGGTCTTGGAACTCTTTTTGTCCGTAAACTTAAGGAGATCGGGAAAAAAGAAAAGTTGTCCTGGATTATAGAGAGGATGTTGCCTTTAAATGAATCGATGAAAAAGATCGCCAGTAAAGAAGGCTTTAATTTGTATTTTGAGGAATCTGCCCACGAATACATTGCAGAGCTAGACTTGAGAGAAGCATCTTGA
- a CDS encoding ParB/RepB/Spo0J family partition protein — protein MSKRSLGKGLSDLINTKSLFSSSPSEERGEKISMIKLSHITPNPYQPRKEIHEEDLEDMVQSIKEKGILQPIIVRQLKEDHFELIAGERRWRSATKAGLEVIPAIVRNVSDSDLLELALIENLQRSDLNPIEEARGYALMIEKFGFTQELVALRLGKNRATVANSLRLLSLSERVQELIEKGNLSQGHGKVLVGISDRKKQEKVALKIIQEGWSVRKTEEFVSGFASSRRKQDQGKQKEPDCLKNIETELCSKLGSKVKIKGNKNSGKIEIAFNSFQDLQRVLSFLGISF, from the coding sequence ATGTCCAAAAGAAGCCTTGGGAAAGGGCTAAGTGATTTAATTAACACCAAGTCCCTTTTTTCATCCTCGCCTAGCGAAGAACGAGGAGAAAAAATCAGCATGATTAAACTCAGCCATATCACTCCTAATCCTTATCAACCCAGGAAAGAGATTCATGAAGAAGATCTAGAGGACATGGTTCAATCCATAAAGGAAAAAGGCATACTCCAACCTATCATTGTAAGGCAACTCAAAGAGGACCATTTCGAGCTCATCGCCGGAGAAAGAAGATGGAGATCGGCAACTAAAGCGGGACTTGAAGTGATCCCTGCCATTGTTCGCAACGTTTCTGACAGCGATCTTCTCGAACTCGCCTTAATAGAAAATCTCCAGCGCAGCGATCTTAATCCTATAGAGGAAGCAAGGGGCTATGCCCTCATGATCGAAAAATTTGGATTTACCCAGGAACTTGTAGCCCTCCGGCTTGGGAAAAACAGGGCGACGGTAGCCAACTCCTTAAGGCTGTTGAGTCTTTCAGAGCGTGTTCAAGAGCTGATCGAAAAGGGAAATTTGAGCCAAGGCCATGGAAAAGTTTTGGTCGGTATTTCCGATCGAAAGAAACAGGAAAAAGTAGCTTTAAAAATTATTCAAGAAGGTTGGTCAGTCAGAAAAACCGAAGAATTTGTAAGTGGTTTTGCCTCTTCAAGAAGGAAGCAGGATCAAGGCAAGCAAAAGGAGCCCGATTGCTTGAAGAATATCGAAACTGAACTCTGCTCGAAACTTGGATCCAAGGTAAAAATAAAGGGCAATAAAAATTCAGGGAAAATCGAAATTGCCTTCAATTCGTTCCAGGATCTTCAGCGTGTTCTTTCCTTCCTGGGAATATCTTTTTAA
- a CDS encoding CAP domain-containing protein — translation MKHKKIPNSSSSYRIFLYFFIFHLVFSFDLSEIAIADSGHVSSFSLAKFRQLTLALINQFREDNNLPPLVANPRLDQISQQWAEHIALEKKLVHRSLSSLKEITQDEGWAVINENLHYSTEGIDPQETVLAWEKSPGHRKNLLEAAIQIAGIGAAQNGRSGYVVFNGASIRSSHAPLHQLPFFFKKIFPGRKEHAEDPGTN, via the coding sequence ATGAAACATAAGAAAATACCAAACTCGTCATCAAGCTATAGAATATTTTTGTATTTTTTTATCTTTCATCTCGTTTTTTCCTTCGATCTTTCTGAAATAGCGATTGCCGACAGCGGCCATGTTTCTTCCTTTTCTTTGGCAAAATTCAGACAGCTAACCCTTGCCTTGATTAACCAATTTCGTGAGGATAACAACCTCCCTCCCCTTGTTGCTAACCCCAGGCTGGATCAGATCAGCCAACAGTGGGCAGAACATATTGCCTTGGAAAAAAAACTTGTCCACCGCTCTCTAAGCTCTTTAAAAGAAATAACGCAAGACGAAGGATGGGCTGTGATAAATGAAAACCTCCATTATTCGACAGAAGGGATCGATCCACAAGAAACAGTCTTAGCCTGGGAAAAAAGCCCTGGTCATAGGAAAAATCTCCTGGAGGCAGCTATTCAAATAGCGGGAATAGGTGCTGCACAAAACGGAAGGAGCGGCTATGTCGTTTTCAACGGGGCATCGATAAGGAGTAGCCATGCGCCTCTCCACCAGCTCCCTTTCTTTTTTAAAAAGATATTCCCAGGAAGGAAAGAACACGCTGAAGATCCTGGAACGAATTGA
- the mutL gene encoding DNA mismatch repair endonuclease MutL, protein MGRKIHILTEEVVNQIAAGEVVERPASILKELLENAIDAGATQIDVETRSGGISWIKVKDDGCGMSKEDALLCLERHATSKLFSMDDFSRLSTYGFRGEAIPAIASVTKLILATQERDCPEGVIIEVHGGTIIRVEETAGLVGTSVSTSSLFYNLPPRLKFLKSPRTELLHLQRQLIFAALSHPEIGFRYNHSPGGKGGWEKGEDLRQRIISVLGEEWEKELCWIEREDEGFRIYGAVSKPGVGRPSKEDMFFFVNKRPVESKSFYLGVIDAYRNSLMKGLYPLCVLFVEVHPGEIDVNVHPTKKEVRFKREYAFRDFVHKAILGELSSYKPFSSALMEEKGYDRMLPDSSKAVAQKSSCISVEAQMEELFDKQPVFHAKALEDNEQKEKINPYKIVGLFSSLYIAIETAEGIMLIDQHAAHERVLFEKLLLQFESMQKHSQKLITPLLISLSSTESAILSHSLPFFEQLGFEVRPFGLSSFLLESIPSGVKRMDYEQFFREVLAELVETDRQKKTARFYWQRDIALAVCRQAIKSGDPLTKEEQEELVKNLFACKLPNTCPHGRPTWIRISFQEIEKRFGRSGPLGCTMKGKLF, encoded by the coding sequence ATGGGAAGAAAAATCCACATCTTAACTGAAGAGGTTGTCAATCAGATCGCCGCGGGTGAAGTGGTTGAAAGACCCGCTTCCATCTTAAAAGAGCTCTTGGAAAATGCCATAGATGCTGGGGCAACCCAGATCGATGTTGAAACCCGTTCTGGAGGCATATCATGGATTAAAGTTAAAGACGACGGCTGCGGTATGAGTAAAGAGGATGCATTGCTTTGTTTAGAAAGGCATGCCACCAGCAAACTCTTTAGCATGGATGACTTTTCTAGGCTTTCGACCTATGGATTTCGAGGAGAAGCCATCCCAGCCATCGCCTCGGTTACAAAGCTAATCTTAGCCACGCAAGAAAGAGATTGTCCGGAAGGGGTGATCATTGAAGTCCACGGAGGAACCATAATTCGCGTGGAGGAAACAGCGGGACTCGTGGGAACATCGGTTTCAACCAGTTCTCTTTTTTATAACTTACCTCCCCGGCTCAAGTTTTTAAAATCTCCCAGAACCGAGCTTTTACACCTCCAAAGGCAACTTATTTTTGCCGCACTCTCCCATCCTGAGATAGGTTTTAGATACAACCATAGTCCGGGCGGTAAGGGAGGGTGGGAAAAAGGAGAGGACCTTCGGCAAAGAATCATTTCCGTGTTGGGCGAGGAATGGGAAAAAGAACTTTGCTGGATTGAAAGAGAAGATGAAGGATTCAGGATTTATGGGGCGGTGAGTAAGCCCGGGGTAGGAAGGCCTTCTAAAGAGGACATGTTCTTTTTTGTTAACAAAAGACCCGTAGAATCAAAAAGTTTTTACCTGGGTGTCATCGATGCCTATAGAAATTCTCTCATGAAAGGGCTCTACCCTCTTTGTGTTCTTTTTGTAGAAGTCCATCCCGGGGAAATCGATGTTAATGTGCATCCGACGAAAAAAGAGGTCCGTTTTAAAAGGGAATATGCCTTTAGAGATTTCGTACACAAGGCTATTTTAGGAGAGCTTTCCTCCTATAAGCCCTTCTCGAGTGCTCTGATGGAAGAAAAAGGGTATGACCGGATGCTGCCGGATAGTTCAAAGGCCGTAGCCCAGAAATCCTCTTGTATTTCAGTCGAAGCTCAAATGGAAGAACTCTTTGATAAGCAACCTGTTTTCCATGCTAAGGCTCTCGAGGACAACGAACAAAAAGAAAAGATCAATCCCTATAAAATTGTCGGTCTTTTCTCTTCTCTTTACATCGCTATTGAAACGGCTGAAGGGATTATGCTCATTGACCAGCATGCGGCACATGAGAGAGTGTTGTTCGAAAAATTGCTTTTGCAGTTTGAATCCATGCAAAAACATTCGCAAAAGCTCATTACACCGCTACTAATCAGCCTGTCTTCCACTGAATCGGCCATTCTTTCCCATTCTCTTCCCTTTTTTGAACAACTGGGTTTTGAAGTTCGTCCTTTCGGTCTTTCCTCTTTTCTTTTAGAATCCATACCCAGCGGAGTCAAAAGAATGGACTACGAGCAGTTTTTTCGAGAAGTCCTTGCGGAGCTAGTTGAAACAGATCGGCAAAAAAAGACCGCTCGTTTTTACTGGCAAAGGGATATCGCCTTGGCCGTTTGTCGTCAAGCTATAAAATCCGGAGATCCATTGACAAAAGAAGAACAGGAAGAACTGGTTAAAAATCTTTTTGCCTGCAAATTGCCCAACACCTGTCCCCATGGAAGACCTACCTGGATAAGGATAAGTTTCCAGGAAATTGAAAAACGCTTTGGAAGATCCGGCCCCTTGGGTTGCACGATGAAGGGGAAACTATTCTAG
- the ychF gene encoding redox-regulated ATPase YchF, translating to MLQAGLVGLPNVGKSTLFNALTKSKKAEVANYPFCTIDPNVGIVTVSDKRLEELSRLSKSAKTIPAAFELVDIAGLVKGASQGEGLGNQFLSHIREVDAILLMLRCFGGDEVHHVSGRVDPVSDLDILLTELSLADYATVEKHLGKARKGNLLKGKAGCDPSLLEKLLHFLGKGTPIFSLGLKAEELRQIKSLSLLTLKPILLVCNVHETELLLGEKNPWVEKLIAYVKQHPFYEYVILSAQLEADLNVLDPEERKEYLRSLGLADSGCDKLVQSVFKLLGLRSFFTTGPKETRAWTIRAGDTASKAAGVIHSDFERGFIAAECLYYEDFIQYGSFGKAREAGKIRIEGKDYIVSDGEIIEFRFNV from the coding sequence ATGTTACAAGCCGGTCTTGTAGGGCTACCCAACGTAGGTAAAAGCACACTCTTTAATGCCCTTACTAAAAGCAAAAAGGCTGAAGTGGCCAATTACCCTTTTTGCACGATCGATCCTAACGTGGGGATCGTTACTGTCAGCGATAAAAGACTTGAAGAACTATCTCGACTATCCAAGTCAGCAAAAACAATTCCAGCCGCCTTTGAGCTTGTTGATATTGCAGGCCTTGTAAAAGGAGCCAGCCAAGGAGAAGGTTTAGGCAATCAATTTCTAAGCCACATTCGGGAAGTCGATGCAATCCTTTTAATGCTTCGCTGTTTTGGAGGAGATGAAGTCCATCATGTTTCCGGAAGGGTAGACCCCGTATCAGACCTGGATATTCTCCTCACGGAGCTTTCATTGGCCGATTATGCAACCGTAGAAAAACATCTTGGAAAAGCCAGAAAAGGGAACTTGCTCAAAGGAAAAGCCGGATGCGACCCTTCACTGCTGGAAAAATTACTCCATTTTTTGGGGAAAGGTACCCCTATTTTTTCTCTAGGTTTAAAGGCTGAAGAGTTGAGACAAATAAAAAGCCTTTCCTTGTTGACGCTCAAACCCATCCTGCTTGTCTGCAATGTGCATGAAACCGAACTTCTTCTAGGAGAGAAAAACCCTTGGGTTGAGAAGCTCATCGCCTATGTGAAACAACATCCTTTCTATGAATATGTTATCCTTTCTGCTCAACTCGAAGCCGATCTCAATGTTCTTGATCCTGAAGAAAGAAAGGAATACTTGCGTTCTCTTGGCCTTGCGGATTCCGGTTGTGATAAGCTTGTGCAGAGCGTATTTAAGCTCCTTGGACTAAGAAGCTTTTTTACTACTGGACCCAAGGAGACTCGTGCATGGACAATACGGGCGGGTGACACGGCCTCAAAGGCCGCCGGAGTCATTCATTCTGATTTTGAAAGGGGATTCATTGCTGCCGAATGCCTGTATTACGAAGACTTTATCCAATATGGCTCCTTCGGAAAGGCTAGGGAGGCGGGGAAGATCAGGATAGAAGGCAAAGACTACATCGTGAGCGATGGTGAAATTATCGAGTTTCGTTTTAATGTTTGA
- a CDS encoding transcriptional activator RfaH, whose product MEKRWSEQSFWYCLSIQPKKEKLAVENLKKENIEVFFPQFQYQKIRSRKTSLVLEPLFPGYLFAKFNLYSKLTFVRSTKGVRKVVHFGSSYPVIPDSFIEELRIQFGEEGIKTIRERIDVGSTINIAEGPFQGYSCIVLGFIPAKERVRVLLEWLGRAVQIEVNLKEIAANGLTLFKKDMEMTDR is encoded by the coding sequence ATGGAGAAGAGATGGTCTGAGCAATCCTTTTGGTATTGTCTTTCCATTCAGCCTAAAAAAGAAAAGCTTGCAGTGGAAAATTTAAAAAAAGAAAATATAGAAGTCTTTTTTCCCCAGTTTCAATACCAAAAAATCAGGAGCAGAAAAACTTCCTTGGTTTTGGAGCCTCTTTTTCCTGGCTATCTTTTTGCCAAATTCAACCTCTACTCTAAACTTACCTTTGTTCGTTCCACAAAAGGGGTGAGAAAAGTGGTTCATTTTGGTTCCAGCTATCCCGTCATCCCGGATAGTTTTATAGAAGAGTTGAGGATACAATTTGGGGAAGAGGGGATTAAAACAATTCGAGAAAGGATTGACGTCGGTTCAACGATCAATATTGCTGAAGGGCCTTTTCAAGGTTATTCATGCATTGTGCTCGGTTTTATTCCGGCAAAAGAGCGAGTTAGAGTACTTCTCGAATGGTTAGGAAGAGCCGTCCAAATCGAGGTTAACCTCAAGGAAATAGCGGCAAATGGTTTAACCCTGTTTAAGAAGGACATGGAAATGACGGACCGCTGA
- a CDS encoding sugar nucleotide-binding protein encodes MIVLFGSTGYVGGFFKKLLQSKNRDFIAPSHKEIDLLNEKQLSDFFDRIAVEFVINAAGYTGKPNVDACEENKVDCLLGNVIIPGILAKVCAKKGIVFGHVSSGCLYQGDKGMNPDGSRIGFQEDDPPNFSFRTSRCSFYSGCKALGEELLADSRCYIWRLRMPFHWQDHPKNYISKLLYYQRLIDMRNSLSEVEEFARAAFECWEKKLPFGIYHITNTGSVTTRQIVEKILRSPLGTKLKEKGKKFLFFENEKEFLKQVKAPRSNCVLDNSKILNMGIFIRHVEEALEEDLGKWQ; translated from the coding sequence ATGATCGTATTGTTCGGATCAACGGGATATGTCGGAGGTTTCTTTAAAAAACTTCTCCAATCAAAAAACAGGGATTTCATTGCCCCTTCCCACAAGGAAATAGACCTGCTTAATGAAAAACAGCTAAGCGATTTTTTTGATCGGATAGCCGTTGAATTTGTCATTAATGCCGCCGGTTATACAGGAAAACCCAACGTAGATGCTTGTGAAGAAAATAAAGTCGATTGCCTTTTAGGAAATGTCATCATTCCTGGGATCCTTGCGAAAGTTTGTGCAAAAAAAGGCATCGTGTTTGGTCACGTGTCATCGGGTTGTTTATACCAAGGGGACAAGGGGATGAACCCGGATGGTTCAAGGATTGGATTTCAGGAGGATGATCCTCCCAATTTTTCCTTCAGGACCTCAAGATGTAGTTTCTACAGCGGCTGTAAGGCGCTCGGCGAAGAACTCTTAGCGGACAGCCGCTGTTATATATGGAGACTGCGCATGCCTTTCCACTGGCAAGATCACCCTAAAAACTATATCTCGAAGCTCCTCTATTATCAACGGCTCATTGACATGCGCAACTCCCTGTCAGAAGTCGAGGAATTTGCAAGAGCCGCTTTCGAGTGTTGGGAAAAAAAGCTGCCTTTTGGTATTTATCACATCACCAACACGGGGTCGGTCACGACAAGGCAGATCGTGGAAAAAATACTCCGTTCTCCTCTTGGAACCAAGCTTAAAGAAAAGGGGAAGAAGTTTCTTTTTTTTGAAAACGAAAAAGAATTTTTAAAACAGGTTAAAGCCCCAAGATCAAACTGTGTTCTCGACAACTCGAAGATCTTGAACATGGGCATTTTTATCCGGCATGTCGAAGAAGCCTTGGAAGAAGATCTCGGCAAGTGGCAATAA
- a CDS encoding DegT/DnrJ/EryC1/StrS family aminotransferase — translation MDLKRISAFEKKSLEEAFCRVLESGRYILSGEVKNFEDSVSRYLDIKHCIGVSSGSDAILLALLALGIGPGDKVLCPTFTFFATAGSIARIGAQPAFADVCPRCFQLSPFEAQSRIDSNTRGIIPVHLFGQCAEMAGFKTIKEKNNIFIIEDSAQAFGASLGNKKAGAVGDVGCFSFFPTKNLAALGEAGLVVTASDEIARTIRALRVHGSFKVKYSHELIGGNFRMDELQAAFLDVRLNAVDKLIEERTKNAQYYEQAFLSSGLAIPCPDPCLCQADQRWEMNNLEKDGCYPLYLPQTVRGRHSFNQYVIRVKKDRDKLRDYLKDQGIQTEIYYPLPLHLQPCFSSLGYQKGDFPIAEKLSQEVLALPIFPGILEEELERVVKGVCQFFGRSC, via the coding sequence ATGGATCTGAAAAGGATTTCGGCTTTTGAAAAAAAAAGCTTGGAGGAAGCATTTTGCCGAGTGCTTGAAAGCGGCAGGTATATCCTTAGCGGGGAGGTAAAAAACTTTGAAGATTCGGTCAGCCGTTATCTCGATATTAAACATTGTATCGGGGTTTCCTCCGGAAGCGATGCTATCCTTCTTGCTTTGTTGGCATTGGGAATAGGACCCGGGGACAAAGTCCTATGTCCGACATTTACCTTTTTTGCTACGGCAGGTTCCATTGCACGCATTGGAGCTCAACCGGCCTTTGCCGATGTCTGTCCTCGGTGCTTTCAACTTTCTCCTTTTGAAGCCCAGTCAAGAATCGATTCGAATACCAGGGGAATCATCCCCGTTCATCTTTTTGGACAATGTGCGGAGATGGCCGGTTTTAAAACAATTAAAGAAAAAAATAATATTTTTATTATCGAAGACAGCGCTCAAGCTTTTGGGGCATCTCTGGGAAATAAAAAAGCGGGAGCAGTAGGGGATGTGGGCTGTTTTTCATTTTTCCCTACGAAAAATTTGGCTGCCCTTGGGGAAGCGGGGCTTGTAGTTACAGCCTCAGATGAAATAGCTCGGACGATCAGGGCCTTGAGAGTTCATGGTTCCTTTAAAGTGAAATATTCCCACGAATTAATTGGGGGTAACTTTCGCATGGACGAATTACAAGCGGCTTTTCTCGATGTTCGGTTGAATGCCGTGGATAAGCTGATCGAAGAAAGAACTAAAAATGCCCAATATTATGAACAGGCTTTCCTTTCGTCGGGCCTTGCTATTCCGTGTCCTGATCCTTGCCTTTGCCAGGCTGATCAACGCTGGGAAATGAACAACCTGGAAAAAGACGGCTGTTATCCTCTCTATCTGCCCCAAACCGTCCGGGGCAGACACAGCTTCAATCAGTACGTGATCAGGGTAAAGAAAGACAGGGATAAGCTGAGAGATTATCTTAAAGATCAGGGTATACAGACCGAAATCTATTATCCATTGCCCCTGCACCTTCAGCCTTGTTTTTCTTCCCTTGGTTATCAAAAGGGAGATTTCCCTATTGCCGAAAAACTTTCCCAGGAAGTTTTAGCCCTGCCCATTTTCCCGGGGATTCTAGAAGAAGAATTAGAAAGAGTAGTGAAGGGGGTTTGTCAATTTTTTGGCCGGTCTTGCTAA